The DNA region TTGAGCCGACAGGGCGGGACCGGGAAGTCCGTCGAGTGTCGCGGTGCCCAGTCCGTCCAGCAGCGCCTGCACGTACCGATCGGTGAACAGGGGCTGACCCGAAGCGGATTCCTTCGCGCGCACCTGGGCTCCGACTACGTCGCTGCGGCAGGCAGACGCGTCACTGGCGAGGGGGTTCATCGCCGCCGGATTCCCCGTCGGCGACGAATTCATGCATTTCATCCCTGGTCAAAAGGTCATCGCGGACGTTCTGCTCGCGGTAGGCCAACTGGCCAACGCGATTGGCGATCACCGGGGCGGTGATCAGCGTGAACATGCCGGTCAGAATCAACATCCCGACGTCGGGATTTCCCCGCAGCCGGATCGCCGCGCCCGCCAGCACCAGCAGCAGGCCGAGAACCTGGGGCTTGGTGGCGGCGTGCATCCGCGACAGGGTGTCGGGGAACCGCACGACGCCGATCGCCGCGGTCAGCGCCAGGGCCGACCCGCCGAGGATCAGGACGCTCGTGACGATGTCGAGCGGGCTCATCGCTGCCCTCTGCTCTTCGCGCAAGCGCTCATCGGCCGGGCCCCTTGTCCGCCGGGTCGGCCACGTCGGGCACACGGAACCTTGCCACGCTGACCGATCCGACGAAGGTGATCAACGCCAGCGCGGTCAGGCTGTAGGTGACGGTGGTGTCCAGGCTGAAAGCCGCCCAGGTGCCGATCGCGCACATCGTCACCGCGACAAGGGTATCGAGGGCCACCAACCGGTCCAGCGTGGTGGGGCCGAGCAGCATCCGGAACATCGTGGCGACGGCCGCGGCCGCAAGCATCGCGCCGGCGATCACCCACACGGTGCTCATGTGGTCGCCTCCTTCTCCGTCGCCGGTTTCCATTCGGCATCGGGTTCGAACGCGGCCACCAGAAGCTTCTGGAGCTGGTCGACCTGTCGGTGGAAGCTCTCGACCGCGCGATCCGATGCGACGTCGAGCACGTGCACGTAGATCATCCGGCGGGTCTGGTCGATCTCGAGGACGATGTTGCCGGGCGTGAGGTTGAGGATGTTGACCGCCAGCGCGAGCACCAGATCCGACTTGATGGCCAGATGCGCCCGGAGAACCGCCGACAACGGCGGCTTCGGCCTCAGCGCCATCGCGGCGACCTGCACCGAGGAGACCAGCAGCCAGTAGGCGACAGTGAAAACCAACCGCACCAGCGGAATCGGATGGAGCCGACCCTCCACCGGAACCGAAGGCAACGGCAGCCACAGCGTGATGATCAACGCGATAACCAGTCCCGACAGGACATTCGCCGCAGAGATGTTGCCCCACAGCAGGACCCACACCAGGATCAACCAGCACAGCAACCATGCGCGCAACAGATTGGCTCTCATCGGTGCTCTGCTCTTCGTGCGAGCACTCATCGCTGCTGCACCTCCCCCAGGACTGCGGTGATGTACTGGCCCCGATCGACGACCTCGTAGGCGGCCCGCTCGCTGTAGGCGAAGATCGGACCGGCCAGCACGGTCAGCGCCAGACCCACCGTGATGAGCGCGCCCGTGGGCAACAGCATGCCCACCGGCATCCGGCCCACGTCGTCCCGGTCGGCCAGCTTGATGTCCATGGATTCTTCGGTGTTGTCGAGAAGCGCACTGGGCGCCGATCCCGACAGGTGGCCCTCCGGCGCGTCGTCGCGAGACCGCCAGAACGCCTTGGTCCACACCCGGGTCACCACGTAGAGCGTCAGCAGGCTGGTGATGACGCTGCCGGCGACCAGAATCCAGGCCAGCACGGATCCGACCTGAGCGCCTGCTTCGAGGAGCGCCACCTTGCCGATGAAGCCCGAGAACGGTGGGATGCCGCCGAGGTTGAGTGCCGGCACGACGAAGACGAAGGCGAGCAGGGGACTCGCGGCCGCGAGCCCGCCGAGCCTTTCCAGCGCTGACGCACCGGCCTGTCGTTCGATCAGCCCGACCACCAGGAAGAGCGTCGTCTGCACCAGGATGTGGTGCGCGACGTAGTAGATCGCCCCCGACATCCCGAGTTCGGTCGACAGCGCGATGCCGAAGATCATGTAGCCGATGTGGCTGACCAGGGTGAAGGACAGCAGACGCTTGATGTCGCTCTGCGCGATCGCGCCGAGGATGCCGATCAGCATCGTCAGCAGCCCGGCGACCAGCAGCACGCCGTCCATCTCACCGCCCGGGAACAGCAGCGTGTGCGCCCGGATGATCGCGTAGATGCCGACCTTGGTGAGCAGGCCGGCGAAGACGGCGGTGACGGGCGCGGGGGCGGTCGGGTAGGAGTCCGGCAGCCACGCCGACAGCGGGAACACCGCCGCCTTGATCCCGAACGCGACCAGCAGCACCGCGAACAGCGCGGTGCGGGTGCCGTCGGACACGTCGTCGAGGCGCACCGCGAGCTCGGCGAGGTTGAGCGTGCCGGTGGCGGCGTAAACGAGCGCGATGCCGAACAGGAAGATCAGCGACGACACCATCGACACCATCACGTAGGTGATGCCCGCGCGCACCCGCTCCCTGCTGCCGCCGATCGTCAGCAACACGAAGCTCGCTGTCAGCAGCACCTCGAACCCGACGAACAGGTTGAACAGGTCGCCGGCCAGGAAGGCCATGCACACACCCGCTGACAGCACCAGATAGGTGGGCAGGAAGATCGACACCGGTTGGCGGTCGTCGCCGTCGCGGATGCCCTGCCCGATGGCGTAGACGACGACGGCGAGCAGCACGATCGACGAGACGATCAGCATCAGGGCCGACAGCCTGTCGACCACCAGCGTGATCCCGAGCGGTCCCATTCCGGGTTCGGAGACGCCCCAACCGCCGACCTGCAGGGCGAGGGTGCCGTCCCGGTCGGCGAGGTAGACCAATGCGGCGGCGACGACCAGCACCACCGACAGCGCGACCACGGTGATGACCCGCTGCAGTCGCGGCTTGCGTCCGGCGACCAGCGTCATGGCCGCCGCCAGCAACGGCACGATCACCGGCAGCGGAATCAGCACTTGGGCCAGGTCGCCATCCGACATCAGCGAGGTCATCGCGACCCCTCGAATCCGGGGAGCGCGTCGAGTTCGTCGGGCAGGTCGGTGTCCCTGCTGTGATCGGGGT from Mycobacterium sp. DL includes:
- a CDS encoding Na+/H+ antiporter subunit E, which gives rise to MRANLLRAWLLCWLILVWVLLWGNISAANVLSGLVIALIITLWLPLPSVPVEGRLHPIPLVRLVFTVAYWLLVSSVQVAAMALRPKPPLSAVLRAHLAIKSDLVLALAVNILNLTPGNIVLEIDQTRRMIYVHVLDVASDRAVESFHRQVDQLQKLLVAAFEPDAEWKPATEKEATT
- a CDS encoding Na+/H+ antiporter subunit D; amino-acid sequence: MTSLMSDGDLAQVLIPLPVIVPLLAAAMTLVAGRKPRLQRVITVVALSVVLVVAAALVYLADRDGTLALQVGGWGVSEPGMGPLGITLVVDRLSALMLIVSSIVLLAVVVYAIGQGIRDGDDRQPVSIFLPTYLVLSAGVCMAFLAGDLFNLFVGFEVLLTASFVLLTIGGSRERVRAGITYVMVSMVSSLIFLFGIALVYAATGTLNLAELAVRLDDVSDGTRTALFAVLLVAFGIKAAVFPLSAWLPDSYPTAPAPVTAVFAGLLTKVGIYAIIRAHTLLFPGGEMDGVLLVAGLLTMLIGILGAIAQSDIKRLLSFTLVSHIGYMIFGIALSTELGMSGAIYYVAHHILVQTTLFLVVGLIERQAGASALERLGGLAAASPLLAFVFVVPALNLGGIPPFSGFIGKVALLEAGAQVGSVLAWILVAGSVITSLLTLYVVTRVWTKAFWRSRDDAPEGHLSGSAPSALLDNTEESMDIKLADRDDVGRMPVGMLLPTGALITVGLALTVLAGPIFAYSERAAYEVVDRGQYITAVLGEVQQR
- a CDS encoding monovalent cation/H+ antiporter complex subunit F encodes the protein MSTVWVIAGAMLAAAAVATMFRMLLGPTTLDRLVALDTLVAVTMCAIGTWAAFSLDTTVTYSLTALALITFVGSVSVARFRVPDVADPADKGPGR
- the mnhG gene encoding monovalent cation/H(+) antiporter subunit G, with amino-acid sequence MSPLDIVTSVLILGGSALALTAAIGVVRFPDTLSRMHAATKPQVLGLLLVLAGAAIRLRGNPDVGMLILTGMFTLITAPVIANRVGQLAYREQNVRDDLLTRDEMHEFVADGESGGDEPPRQ